The following are from one region of the Cytobacillus firmus genome:
- a CDS encoding FecCD family ABC transporter permease: MARTAADINDSLQPVHLKSIKWGLIGLVFVFLSLLASIGLGAIWISPSVVWDSFVSFQAGQIEHQLIREVRIPRALAAALIGAALAVAGTIMQGITRNPLADPSIIGITHGAGLAIAISLAFVSSGSYWILLIWSFAGSAAGAMLVLSFSMISKERISPVTLTLAGAALSTLFSALSTGIALYFQVAQDLSFWFAGGLSGTKWQHVFILLPAVIIGILLSLWISRSLTILALGEEVAAGLGQSQQKVRWIGLIAVILLSGAAVSIAGAIGFIGLVVPHIVRMLIGSDYRWLIPLSAIAGALLLVLADIGARMINPPFETPVSAVTALIGVPFFLYLSRRKRGYM; the protein is encoded by the coding sequence ATGGCCAGAACTGCTGCTGACATAAACGACTCCCTGCAGCCTGTTCACTTAAAATCTATTAAATGGGGCCTTATTGGCTTAGTATTTGTTTTTCTTAGCCTGCTCGCTTCAATTGGACTTGGAGCCATATGGATCTCCCCTTCTGTTGTTTGGGACTCTTTTGTCTCTTTTCAAGCCGGCCAAATTGAACACCAGCTGATCAGGGAAGTTCGAATCCCGCGGGCATTGGCTGCTGCCCTGATTGGAGCCGCTCTTGCTGTTGCAGGCACTATTATGCAGGGAATCACACGCAATCCTCTTGCCGATCCTTCAATCATCGGCATTACCCATGGAGCAGGGCTTGCCATCGCCATTTCGCTTGCATTTGTTTCAAGCGGATCCTACTGGATTCTTCTGATCTGGTCATTTGCAGGCTCTGCAGCCGGCGCCATGCTTGTCCTCTCTTTTTCCATGATTTCAAAAGAGCGGATATCTCCTGTGACCCTGACGCTTGCAGGTGCTGCGTTAAGTACTTTATTCAGCGCTCTTTCCACGGGTATCGCCCTATATTTCCAGGTGGCGCAGGACCTGAGTTTCTGGTTTGCCGGAGGACTATCCGGAACCAAATGGCAGCATGTTTTTATACTGCTTCCAGCTGTTATCATTGGGATTCTGCTGTCCCTCTGGATCAGCCGCTCTCTGACTATACTGGCTTTAGGGGAGGAAGTGGCTGCAGGTCTCGGCCAATCTCAGCAGAAAGTCAGGTGGATCGGGCTCATTGCTGTTATTCTGCTATCTGGCGCAGCCGTTTCCATTGCAGGCGCAATTGGCTTTATTGGCCTTGTCGTTCCCCATATAGTCCGGATGCTCATCGGATCTGATTACAGATGGCTCATTCCGTTAAGTGCCATTGCAGGCGCCCTTCTCCTCGTACTCGCCGATATAGGGGCACGGATGATTAATCCTCCATTCGAGACACCTGTCAGCGCAGTGACCGCCTTGATTGGCGTTCCGTTTTTCTTATATTTGTCCCGAAGGAAAAGGGGGTATATGTAA